One region of Aminobacterium colombiense DSM 12261 genomic DNA includes:
- a CDS encoding DUF192 domain-containing protein, whose amino-acid sequence MNLTDEEENLLFFPLFYAGSFWRRFRGLMFCPPKKGYGLILVPCNSIHTFFMRFSLDVFFLDEMGRVLDIRWNLAPWRMAVCRGARMVVECPTGHIPHEKVSIGSRLTFH is encoded by the coding sequence TTGAATCTTACTGATGAGGAGGAAAATCTTCTTTTCTTCCCTCTTTTTTATGCCGGTTCTTTTTGGCGCCGTTTTCGGGGGCTTATGTTCTGCCCCCCCAAAAAGGGCTATGGCTTAATTTTGGTTCCCTGTAATTCCATCCACACTTTTTTTATGCGGTTTTCCCTTGATGTGTTCTTTCTTGACGAGATGGGACGGGTTCTAGATATTCGCTGGAACCTCGCCCCCTGGAGAATGGCTGTGTGCCGCGGCGCCCGCATGGTTGTTGAGTGTCCAACGGGCCATATTCCTCATGAAAAGGTGTCTATTGGGTCGCGGCTTACTTTTCATTAA